The Akkermansia muciniphila genome contains a region encoding:
- the mce gene encoding methylmalonyl-CoA epimerase, translating to MIQQIDHIGIAVKSLDATVPYYRDALGFGEPHIEEVPTQKVRVAMFDVAGVHIELLEPTSPESAIAKAIEKKGEGIHHIAFKTNDIADNISKAKDAGLTVLNDPPVPGAHNTQVTFLHPKCTFGVLTEFCQHPGSCGCGK from the coding sequence ATGATTCAACAAATTGACCATATCGGCATCGCCGTCAAGAGCCTTGACGCCACCGTTCCCTATTACCGTGATGCGCTCGGATTCGGAGAGCCCCACATTGAGGAAGTGCCCACGCAAAAGGTGCGCGTCGCCATGTTTGACGTTGCCGGAGTCCACATTGAACTGCTTGAACCCACCTCTCCGGAAAGCGCCATTGCCAAGGCCATTGAGAAAAAAGGGGAGGGCATCCACCACATCGCTTTCAAGACCAACGACATTGCCGACAATATCTCCAAGGCCAAGGATGCAGGCCTCACCGTGCTGAACGACCCGCCCGTCCCCGGCGCGCACAACACGCAGGTCACCTTCCTGCATCCCAAGTGCACCTTCGGCGTTCTGACCGAATTCTGCCAGCATCCCGGCTCCTGCGGATGCGGCAAGTAA
- a CDS encoding rhodanese-like domain-containing protein — MRDALSTALKLLLAVFLLAVGIAALDLRVFQPFRTPPCNPETLEEGHVCLSQVMKEWPGKVIWIDARKQDDFERHTVTQAPVYPVRPADANYQELLANAMEALMTAEDRGYCIVIFCSRDCTSSAAVANELKKPEYGIRAPIFILEGGWDELRKEPSLVP, encoded by the coding sequence ATGAGAGACGCCCTTTCCACCGCCCTGAAGCTCCTGCTGGCCGTATTCCTGCTGGCGGTGGGCATTGCCGCGCTGGACCTGCGCGTCTTCCAGCCGTTCCGCACGCCGCCCTGCAACCCGGAGACGCTGGAGGAAGGGCACGTGTGCCTGTCCCAGGTGATGAAGGAATGGCCGGGAAAGGTCATCTGGATAGACGCCAGAAAGCAGGACGACTTTGAACGCCACACCGTCACGCAGGCCCCCGTCTACCCCGTGCGCCCGGCGGACGCCAATTACCAGGAGCTTCTGGCGAACGCCATGGAAGCCCTGATGACGGCGGAAGACCGGGGCTACTGCATCGTCATCTTTTGCAGCAGGGACTGCACCTCCAGCGCAGCCGTAGCCAATGAACTGAAAAAGCCGGAATACGGCATCCGCGCGCCCATCTTCATCCTGGAAGGCGGATGGGACGAACTGCGCAAAGAACCCTCACTTGTACCATAA
- the rplS gene encoding 50S ribosomal protein L19, which translates to MNIINKIEQEQLKADVTAFNVGDTIKVHTRVIEGGKERIQIFQGIVIAKRGSGVNEAFTVRKISYGEGVERVFPLHTPRIAKIEVVNRGKVRRAKLHYLRGRIGKDAMTVKAAKR; encoded by the coding sequence ATGAACATTATCAACAAAATCGAGCAGGAGCAACTCAAGGCGGACGTGACCGCATTTAACGTAGGTGATACCATCAAGGTTCACACTCGTGTTATTGAAGGCGGCAAGGAACGTATTCAGATTTTCCAGGGCATCGTGATCGCCAAGCGCGGTTCCGGCGTCAATGAAGCTTTTACGGTGCGCAAGATTTCCTACGGTGAAGGCGTGGAACGCGTGTTCCCCCTGCACACCCCCCGCATCGCCAAGATTGAAGTCGTAAACCGCGGCAAAGTCCGCCGCGCCAAGCTTCACTATCTCCGCGGCCGCATCGGCAAGGACGCCATGACGGTGAAAGCCGCCAAGCGCTAA
- a CDS encoding DUF4328 domain-containing protein, with amino-acid sequence MPEQPPPAGFPPLRKTGVLLFLLCLFALALAGGTLYLVFHDLPLIQQSIAETVAQSVKELQEGGSASVSLTHVNAGGTAPFTMDGSLFYLCTAGLVICWLMLVYRLAQNAETVKKGALRCTPLLCVFSFFLPVGNIWMPLQAMLDINKALSSPGPSRGKGWIWTAWAVSVPGSLLVFLYTLCQPLASFFQTFRAWAEEDPGNAFALDRELEALMNGMVRPVIMYNGMAFIACLLVSVLMMLHFHSLQRRLAVR; translated from the coding sequence ATGCCTGAGCAACCGCCTCCAGCCGGGTTCCCGCCCCTGCGGAAAACCGGCGTTCTCCTTTTCCTCCTGTGCCTGTTTGCGCTGGCGCTGGCAGGGGGCACCCTGTACCTGGTTTTTCATGACCTTCCCCTGATTCAGCAGTCCATCGCGGAAACGGTGGCCCAGTCCGTGAAGGAGCTTCAGGAGGGCGGAAGCGCCTCCGTCTCCCTCACCCATGTGAATGCAGGAGGCACGGCGCCCTTCACCATGGACGGCAGCCTTTTCTACCTGTGCACCGCCGGGCTGGTCATTTGCTGGCTGATGCTGGTTTACCGCCTGGCGCAGAACGCGGAAACGGTGAAGAAGGGGGCGCTGCGCTGCACGCCCCTTCTCTGCGTCTTTTCCTTCTTCCTGCCTGTGGGCAACATATGGATGCCCCTTCAAGCCATGCTGGACATCAACAAGGCCCTGTCCTCCCCCGGCCCTTCACGCGGAAAGGGCTGGATATGGACGGCCTGGGCCGTCAGCGTGCCGGGCTCCCTGCTCGTCTTCCTGTATACGTTGTGCCAGCCCCTGGCCAGCTTCTTCCAGACCTTCCGCGCCTGGGCGGAAGAAGACCCGGGGAACGCGTTTGCGCTGGACCGGGAACTGGAAGCCCTGATGAACGGCATGGTGCGGCCCGTCATCATGTACAACGGCATGGCCTTTATTGCATGCCTGCTGGTTTCCGTGCTGATGATGCTCCACTTCCATTCCCTGCAAAGGCGGCTGGCAGTACGCTGA
- a CDS encoding biotin/lipoyl-containing protein — protein MKKLRITVDGKVFDVSVELLDQVSSTTAAPAPAPVAAPAPVASAPVAAPAPAPAPAAAPAAAGAGDVPSPLAGKVVSLDVAPGAAVKAGDQILTLEAMKMNTIIYAPSAGTLTAFCVSAGDTVQEGQALAKIG, from the coding sequence ATGAAGAAACTTCGCATCACCGTTGACGGCAAGGTATTTGACGTATCCGTAGAACTCCTGGACCAGGTCTCCTCCACCACCGCGGCCCCGGCTCCGGCCCCCGTTGCAGCCCCGGCTCCCGTAGCTTCCGCCCCTGTTGCGGCGCCCGCTCCGGCTCCCGCACCCGCCGCCGCTCCGGCCGCCGCAGGCGCAGGCGACGTTCCCAGCCCGCTTGCCGGCAAGGTCGTCTCCCTGGACGTTGCCCCCGGCGCCGCCGTGAAGGCCGGTGACCAGATCCTGACGCTGGAAGCCATGAAGATGAACACCATCATCTATGCTCCCTCCGCCGGTACACTCACCGCTTTCTGCGTAAGCGCGGGCGACACGGTTCAGGAAGGACAGGCGCTGGCCAAGATTGGTTAA
- a CDS encoding discoidin domain-containing protein yields the protein MPDDDSLSMDQISALFPQLENIRLTGTKGPQQIFTATLKSNFAPVMLRVVPTEEAGVFGWDPEFIVRSLTIVEQAHQGLLRVYEVGQAGPFTFIISEHSPYPRLADLEQLPQIPPQVALNLVRNMAEGLLTLHRKGIFHGGITPKLICLRADGGDALLLPINIYPAQPPVDMGDYASPEWVTGAEATFTPGMDIYALGLTLYILLTRKTPMEAGFAMPSTLVKCSDAVDAVVSRAINPDTRERYRNLGDFITDLDKAIANPTGRSAAALPVTGAAPAVPSLNTQKGQSNIYYYLIPALIVGIVLTYTCILYKKDVARMRNDYNEQVQKNNNAKADAARKANREARRHALAIPAPAVPAMTDNAVPAPVPAVPAPAAPPAPAPAAPKPSGEPGKVNWSLQPGVKVRQSSNRNMLDAYGPEKAVDGNTSSELADVSISATGVVEGKNAWFGIDFGAGTNRTVEKVVIYTPANLTLLGTMEEFKVLLYDNDKNVLAEKTFTTTPSEKSTNVTTWKLDAPVKARALRVESTNPARPLALTEVEAYGPEEEPDAPAPAPEEE from the coding sequence ATGCCCGACGACGACTCCCTTTCCATGGACCAGATTTCCGCTCTCTTCCCCCAGCTGGAAAACATCCGGCTCACCGGAACCAAAGGCCCCCAGCAGATTTTTACGGCCACCCTGAAATCCAACTTTGCGCCCGTCATGCTGCGGGTGGTCCCCACGGAAGAAGCCGGCGTTTTCGGCTGGGACCCGGAATTCATCGTGCGCTCCCTCACCATCGTGGAACAGGCGCACCAGGGCCTTCTGCGGGTTTATGAAGTGGGGCAGGCAGGGCCGTTCACCTTCATCATTTCCGAGCATTCCCCCTATCCGCGCCTGGCGGACCTGGAGCAGCTTCCCCAAATCCCCCCCCAGGTGGCGCTCAACCTGGTCCGGAACATGGCGGAAGGGCTGCTGACGCTGCACCGCAAGGGCATCTTTCACGGAGGCATCACGCCCAAGCTGATCTGCCTGAGGGCGGACGGCGGTGACGCCCTGCTGCTGCCCATCAACATTTATCCGGCCCAGCCCCCCGTGGACATGGGGGATTACGCTTCCCCCGAATGGGTCACCGGAGCGGAGGCCACGTTCACGCCGGGCATGGACATTTACGCCCTGGGGCTGACGCTCTACATTCTGCTGACCCGCAAGACGCCCATGGAAGCGGGCTTCGCCATGCCTTCCACCCTGGTCAAATGCAGCGACGCCGTGGACGCGGTGGTTTCCCGCGCCATCAATCCGGATACCCGGGAACGCTACCGGAACCTGGGGGATTTCATCACGGACCTGGACAAGGCGATTGCCAATCCCACGGGCAGGAGCGCCGCCGCCCTTCCGGTCACGGGCGCCGCCCCGGCGGTCCCCTCCCTGAATACGCAGAAGGGGCAGTCCAATATTTACTATTACCTTATCCCGGCCCTGATCGTGGGCATTGTGCTGACTTACACCTGCATCCTGTACAAGAAGGATGTGGCCAGAATGCGCAATGACTACAACGAGCAGGTGCAGAAGAACAATAACGCGAAGGCGGACGCCGCGCGAAAGGCGAACCGGGAGGCGCGCCGCCACGCCCTGGCAATTCCTGCCCCCGCCGTCCCGGCCATGACGGATAACGCCGTTCCGGCTCCGGTCCCTGCGGTACCGGCTCCCGCCGCGCCCCCCGCTCCCGCACCGGCAGCCCCCAAACCTTCCGGAGAACCCGGCAAGGTCAACTGGAGCCTCCAGCCCGGCGTGAAGGTGCGCCAGAGCTCCAACCGCAACATGCTGGACGCCTATGGTCCGGAAAAGGCCGTTGACGGCAATACCAGTTCCGAACTTGCGGATGTCTCCATCAGCGCCACCGGCGTGGTGGAAGGGAAAAATGCCTGGTTCGGCATCGACTTCGGCGCGGGGACCAACCGCACCGTGGAAAAAGTGGTCATTTACACTCCTGCCAACCTGACCCTGCTGGGCACGATGGAGGAGTTCAAGGTGCTGCTGTACGACAATGACAAGAACGTGCTGGCGGAAAAGACCTTCACCACCACCCCCTCTGAAAAATCCACCAACGTCACCACCTGGAAACTGGACGCTCCGGTCAAGGCGCGCGCCCTGCGCGTGGAATCCACCAATCCCGCCCGCCCGCTGGCGCTGACGGAGGTGGAGGCCTACGGCCCTGAAGAAGAGCCGGACGCGCCCGCTCCCGCCCCTGAGGAAGAATAA
- a CDS encoding alpha/beta hydrolase, translating to MKTASALLLGLVLGLSGCSLHQQQGTAYTHYQDDAAAIREAHAAWLILADPRRSREWPEARKKYNACIRELAAHLKEAKREGGMNERTRRSLPFIIEKAPYAKDSNPWFYEAIYMSDEVDPTFRLRESVTVEGMGIPLAGLAPQGVSRPHANVLKDNGNVHTLTAILDFDRVVDGKPALRTIPRLMNEHIFIGKNKVRHPLAANFSVPIALFWKLSDADGTELLGAFRPKKAINTMGLYFSEPYDPKKIPVLFTHGLMSGPATFANLTNRLLVDPVIRENYQFWFFGYPSGLAWTIPASRQREALEELMKEYNPRGASKEMNNIVMVGHSMGGLITRFNNSTKPWTLMKGLFELPPETFADMTLENWKTGLEPLHCDEHTLEQLQNNFIFSPARGVTRIVYMATPHRGSTFADNWIGRLGQRLIDLPADMLEEVTRIATLSRGMFLLNPLQLKDELTSIRQLSPNSSLVKYMSELRGSPSVPVHSIIGDRGRNDTPHSSDGVVKYRSSHLDWSESEKIVPSGHSVQDDPAAAVELRRILREHLARVKGRQALEEADARAATPVWQTNPAPPVILKRP from the coding sequence ATGAAAACGGCTTCCGCCCTTCTTTTAGGCCTTGTTCTGGGCCTTTCCGGCTGCTCCCTGCACCAGCAGCAGGGGACGGCGTACACCCATTACCAGGATGACGCGGCGGCCATCCGGGAGGCGCACGCCGCATGGCTCATCCTTGCGGACCCGCGCCGCAGCAGGGAATGGCCGGAAGCCAGGAAGAAATACAACGCGTGCATCCGGGAACTGGCCGCGCACCTGAAAGAGGCCAAACGCGAGGGCGGCATGAATGAGAGGACGCGCCGGAGCCTCCCCTTCATCATTGAAAAAGCCCCTTACGCCAAGGACAGCAATCCGTGGTTCTATGAAGCCATCTACATGTCCGACGAGGTGGACCCCACCTTCCGCCTGCGTGAAAGCGTAACCGTGGAAGGCATGGGCATTCCTCTGGCGGGCCTGGCGCCCCAGGGCGTTTCCCGGCCCCATGCCAACGTATTGAAGGACAACGGCAACGTGCACACGCTGACGGCCATTCTGGATTTTGACCGCGTGGTGGACGGCAAACCGGCGTTGCGCACCATCCCGCGCCTCATGAATGAGCACATCTTCATCGGCAAGAACAAGGTGCGGCACCCTCTGGCGGCCAACTTCTCCGTACCCATCGCCCTGTTCTGGAAGCTTTCCGACGCGGACGGCACGGAACTGCTGGGCGCGTTCCGCCCCAAGAAGGCCATCAATACGATGGGGCTGTATTTTTCCGAACCGTACGATCCCAAGAAAATTCCCGTGCTGTTCACCCACGGCCTGATGTCCGGCCCCGCCACCTTTGCCAACCTGACCAACCGCCTGCTGGTGGACCCCGTCATCCGGGAAAACTACCAGTTCTGGTTCTTCGGCTATCCGTCCGGGCTGGCCTGGACCATTCCGGCCAGCAGGCAGCGGGAGGCGCTGGAGGAACTGATGAAGGAGTACAACCCCCGCGGCGCCTCCAAAGAAATGAACAACATCGTCATGGTGGGGCACTCCATGGGCGGCCTCATCACCCGGTTCAACAATTCCACCAAGCCGTGGACGCTGATGAAGGGCCTGTTTGAACTGCCCCCGGAGACCTTTGCGGACATGACGCTGGAGAACTGGAAAACCGGGCTGGAACCCCTGCACTGCGACGAGCACACGCTGGAACAGCTCCAGAACAATTTCATCTTCTCCCCAGCCCGGGGCGTCACGCGCATCGTGTACATGGCCACGCCCCACCGCGGCTCCACCTTTGCGGACAACTGGATAGGGCGGCTGGGCCAGCGCCTGATCGACCTCCCCGCGGACATGCTGGAAGAAGTCACCCGCATCGCCACCCTCAGCCGCGGCATGTTCCTGCTGAATCCCCTCCAGCTGAAGGACGAGCTCACCAGCATCCGCCAGCTTTCCCCCAACTCCTCCCTGGTCAAGTACATGTCCGAGCTGCGCGGCTCCCCCTCCGTTCCGGTTCATTCCATCATTGGCGACAGGGGCAGGAATGACACGCCCCACTCCTCCGACGGGGTGGTGAAATACCGTTCCTCCCATCTGGACTGGAGCGAGAGTGAAAAAATCGTCCCGTCCGGGCACAGCGTGCAGGATGACCCCGCCGCCGCCGTAGAACTGCGGCGCATCCTCCGCGAACACCTGGCCAGGGTCAAGGGCCGCCAGGCGCTGGAGGAAGCAGACGCCAGGGCCGCCACCCCGGTGTGGCAGACCAATCCCGCGCCGCCCGTCATCCTGAAGAGGCCGTAA
- a CDS encoding TIGR03790 family protein, with protein sequence MLKRGLAVLFFLAAWFSAVRAYELQPAHVAVVYNGKSELSRRMAAEYARVRGVPERNLISLDCPAANEISRKEYEDLIRAPLLRAAREQRWWVPSGIASAPMMDRKIFALVLMADLPMKIRHENPVPPPGKDVNQMQTDRAAVDSELALLAVDGYEKKSWLPNPYYNSREDFVGAGLPTFLVCRLDGLTAETCMRLVKEPAEVEKNGLWGWAVVDRGGPYAQGDAWLDAVFRSVREAGMPAYLDDWPQTLPEKFPLSRDTALYCGWYTGTANGPFTDPSFRFRPGAVAMHLHSFSASDFKVPGTGWSSALLEKGAAVTVGNVYEPFLGACHRFDIFVDRLLDGYSVAEASWMSMPVLSWQGVVFGDPLYRPYARMKSMDVKPTEEDRYFQGWWASRVQFGDRWPERSARLLETARKAPSSCLYEALALEYLYRKDPVQAGKLVFSALDGAPDARTRARLLLESLLVERAQGGEKACLMRMDSVHALMSSSAFLPALEEWRGRMAPPPVPVKK encoded by the coding sequence ATGCTGAAGAGGGGATTAGCCGTATTGTTCTTTCTGGCGGCGTGGTTTTCCGCCGTCCGGGCGTATGAACTCCAGCCCGCGCATGTGGCCGTGGTTTACAACGGAAAATCGGAGCTGAGCCGGCGCATGGCCGCGGAATATGCTCGGGTGCGCGGCGTGCCGGAAAGGAACCTCATTTCCCTGGATTGTCCCGCGGCCAATGAGATTTCCCGGAAGGAGTACGAGGACCTCATCCGCGCGCCCCTCCTGCGTGCGGCCCGGGAACAGCGCTGGTGGGTGCCTTCCGGCATTGCCTCTGCCCCCATGATGGACCGGAAGATTTTCGCACTGGTGCTGATGGCGGACCTGCCGATGAAGATACGGCATGAAAATCCCGTGCCCCCTCCCGGGAAGGACGTGAACCAGATGCAGACGGACCGCGCCGCCGTGGATTCAGAACTGGCGCTGCTGGCTGTGGACGGATATGAAAAAAAATCCTGGCTGCCGAATCCCTATTATAATTCCAGGGAGGATTTTGTAGGCGCCGGACTTCCCACGTTCCTGGTGTGCCGCCTGGACGGCCTGACGGCGGAGACCTGCATGCGGCTGGTGAAAGAACCCGCGGAGGTGGAGAAAAACGGCCTGTGGGGGTGGGCGGTAGTGGACCGTGGCGGCCCCTACGCCCAGGGGGACGCGTGGCTGGACGCCGTGTTCCGGAGCGTGCGGGAGGCAGGCATGCCCGCCTACCTGGACGACTGGCCCCAGACGCTTCCGGAGAAGTTCCCGCTGAGCCGGGACACGGCGCTTTACTGCGGGTGGTACACGGGTACGGCAAACGGTCCGTTCACGGACCCCTCCTTCCGTTTCCGTCCCGGTGCGGTGGCCATGCACCTGCATTCCTTCAGCGCCTCGGATTTCAAGGTTCCCGGCACGGGGTGGAGCTCCGCCCTGCTGGAAAAGGGGGCGGCCGTGACGGTGGGGAACGTGTATGAACCGTTCCTGGGCGCGTGCCACCGCTTTGACATTTTTGTGGACCGGCTGCTGGACGGCTATTCCGTGGCGGAAGCCTCCTGGATGAGCATGCCCGTGCTGTCCTGGCAGGGGGTGGTGTTCGGAGACCCCCTCTACCGCCCGTATGCCCGCATGAAAAGCATGGATGTGAAGCCCACGGAAGAGGACCGCTACTTCCAGGGCTGGTGGGCTTCCCGGGTGCAGTTCGGGGACCGCTGGCCGGAGCGCTCCGCCCGGCTGCTGGAGACCGCCCGGAAGGCTCCCTCCTCCTGCCTTTATGAAGCGCTGGCCCTGGAATACCTGTACCGGAAGGATCCGGTGCAGGCCGGAAAGCTGGTTTTCTCTGCGCTGGACGGCGCGCCGGATGCCCGCACCCGCGCCCGCCTTCTGCTGGAATCCCTGCTGGTGGAGCGCGCCCAGGGAGGAGAAAAAGCGTGCCTGATGCGCATGGACAGCGTTCACGCGCTCATGTCTTCCTCCGCCTTTCTTCCGGCGCTGGAGGAATGGCGCGGCAGGATGGCCCCGCCTCCGGTCCCGGTTAAAAAATAA
- a CDS encoding acyl-CoA carboxylase subunit beta codes for MAIDPKLIDDLNSRRKKVILSGGQEKIDKRHEKGEMTARDRMGYLFEDGTFSEIGMHVRHNCHNFGMGKKEIPGDGVVSGFGLVDGRPVACAASDFLAQGGSLGYMHAMKIADAQKYALKAGIPMVTVNDSGGARLQEGVAALSGYAQVFYNNVLASGVVPQISMILGPCAGGAAYSPALTDFIIMRNSGNAGMYITGPKVIEQVTYEKCTMDDIGSAAIHATVSGNVHFVADSDAHAMDILKKLLSFLPSNNAEEPPHKLDTPLDLSADEGMSDLIPADNRTPLDVQPIISRLVDDGDFLEVHKDFAKNVVVGFGRICGVVVGIIANQPNVKAGCLDIDSSDKAARFIRFCNAFNIPLVNLVDVPGFLPGKNQERGGIIRHGAKLIFAYSQATVPKVTLIMRKAYGGAYIAMCCKDLGADAVFAWPGAEIAVMGAEGAVPVLYGRELKAVEDPAEKAKRQGELLEEYRDAFYNPYVAAGMGQITEVINPEETRAKIAFALRTLMNKKEVRPAKKHGNIPL; via the coding sequence ATGGCTATTGATCCCAAATTGATTGACGATCTGAACAGCCGCCGCAAGAAGGTCATCCTCAGCGGCGGTCAGGAAAAGATCGACAAAAGGCATGAAAAGGGCGAGATGACCGCCCGCGACCGCATGGGGTACCTCTTTGAAGACGGCACCTTCTCGGAAATCGGCATGCACGTGCGCCACAACTGCCACAACTTCGGCATGGGCAAGAAGGAAATCCCCGGCGACGGCGTCGTTTCCGGCTTCGGCCTGGTGGACGGACGTCCGGTAGCCTGCGCGGCTTCCGACTTCCTGGCCCAGGGCGGTTCCCTCGGCTACATGCACGCCATGAAGATTGCGGACGCCCAGAAGTACGCCCTGAAGGCCGGCATCCCGATGGTGACGGTGAACGATTCCGGCGGCGCGCGCCTCCAGGAAGGCGTGGCGGCCCTGTCCGGCTATGCCCAGGTGTTCTACAACAACGTGCTGGCTTCCGGCGTGGTTCCGCAGATCTCCATGATCCTGGGCCCGTGCGCAGGCGGCGCGGCGTATTCCCCCGCCCTGACAGACTTCATCATCATGCGCAATTCCGGCAACGCCGGCATGTACATCACCGGTCCCAAGGTGATTGAACAGGTCACGTATGAAAAGTGCACGATGGACGACATCGGCTCCGCGGCCATCCACGCCACCGTGTCCGGCAACGTCCACTTTGTGGCGGACAGCGACGCGCACGCCATGGACATCCTGAAGAAGCTCCTCTCCTTCCTCCCCTCCAACAACGCGGAAGAACCGCCCCACAAGCTGGACACCCCGCTTGACCTGAGCGCGGACGAAGGCATGAGCGACCTGATCCCCGCAGACAACCGCACCCCCCTGGACGTGCAGCCCATCATCAGCCGCCTGGTGGATGACGGGGACTTCCTGGAAGTGCACAAGGACTTCGCCAAGAACGTCGTCGTCGGCTTCGGCCGCATCTGCGGCGTGGTGGTGGGCATCATCGCCAACCAGCCCAACGTGAAAGCCGGCTGCCTGGACATTGACTCCTCGGACAAGGCTGCCCGCTTCATCCGCTTCTGCAACGCCTTCAACATTCCGTTGGTGAACCTGGTGGACGTGCCCGGCTTCCTGCCCGGCAAGAATCAGGAACGCGGCGGCATCATCCGCCACGGGGCCAAGCTCATCTTCGCCTATTCCCAGGCCACGGTGCCCAAGGTCACGCTGATCATGCGCAAGGCCTATGGCGGCGCCTACATCGCCATGTGCTGCAAGGACCTGGGCGCTGACGCCGTCTTTGCCTGGCCCGGCGCGGAAATCGCCGTGATGGGCGCGGAAGGCGCCGTTCCGGTGCTTTACGGCCGCGAACTGAAAGCCGTGGAAGACCCTGCGGAAAAAGCCAAGCGCCAGGGAGAGCTTCTGGAAGAATACCGGGACGCCTTCTACAACCCGTACGTGGCGGCCGGCATGGGCCAGATCACGGAAGTCATCAATCCGGAAGAAACCCGCGCCAAGATCGCCTTTGCCCTGCGCACCCTGATGAACAAGAAGGAAGTGCGCCCGGCCAAGAAGCACGGCAACATTCCGCTCTAA
- a CDS encoding cysteine desulfurase, translating to MLDTAIIRPQFPILETSVHGKPLIYLDNAATTQKPLAVLDATRNYYETRNANVHRGSHYLSQLATEAHEESRETAARFINAPETAEVLFTSGCTMGINLAADTIAKSGMIRPGDEVILTASEHHSNIVPWQMLCERTGAVLKVVPLTPGQTLDMEAYKKLLSPRTRIVAVGHVSNTLGTVNPVREITALAKENRPDTIVLIDGAQAVSHMKVDVQELGCDLYAFSGHKLYAPTGTGVLWGKRELLEKLPPWMGGGEMIKEVTFDKTVYNDIPFKYEAGTPNVGGAVGLAAAIRYVSGLGLDNIAAHEQKLTDMAVEGLKAMPGLTVLAPDVPHSSVVSVLADGIHHYDLGTLLDQMGIAVRTGHHCCQPLMCALGTTGTTRASFALYNTEEEVQAFLKSMSRSLEMLS from the coding sequence ATGCTTGACACAGCAATCATCCGCCCGCAGTTTCCCATCCTGGAGACCAGCGTGCACGGCAAACCGCTCATTTACCTGGACAACGCGGCCACCACGCAGAAGCCCCTGGCCGTCCTGGACGCCACCCGGAATTATTACGAGACCCGGAACGCCAACGTGCACCGCGGCTCCCACTACCTGAGCCAGCTGGCTACGGAAGCGCATGAAGAATCACGGGAAACGGCGGCACGGTTCATCAACGCGCCGGAAACGGCGGAAGTCCTGTTCACCTCCGGGTGCACCATGGGTATCAATCTGGCGGCGGACACCATCGCCAAATCCGGCATGATCCGGCCGGGGGACGAGGTCATCCTGACCGCCTCCGAGCACCACTCCAACATCGTTCCCTGGCAGATGCTCTGCGAACGCACGGGAGCCGTCCTCAAGGTCGTTCCCCTGACGCCGGGCCAGACGCTGGACATGGAGGCTTATAAAAAACTGCTTTCCCCCCGCACGCGCATCGTGGCCGTGGGGCACGTTTCCAATACGCTGGGCACCGTCAATCCCGTGCGGGAGATCACCGCGCTGGCCAAAGAGAACAGGCCTGACACCATCGTGCTGATTGACGGCGCGCAGGCCGTCTCCCACATGAAGGTGGACGTGCAGGAGCTGGGCTGTGACCTGTACGCGTTCTCCGGGCACAAGCTGTACGCCCCCACAGGCACCGGCGTTCTGTGGGGAAAAAGGGAGCTGCTGGAAAAACTGCCGCCGTGGATGGGCGGCGGAGAGATGATCAAGGAGGTCACCTTTGACAAAACCGTTTACAACGACATTCCCTTCAAGTATGAGGCGGGAACGCCCAACGTCGGGGGGGCCGTTGGGCTGGCCGCCGCCATCCGCTACGTCTCCGGGCTGGGGCTGGACAACATCGCCGCCCATGAACAGAAGCTGACGGACATGGCCGTGGAAGGCCTCAAGGCCATGCCGGGCCTGACCGTGCTGGCTCCGGACGTGCCGCACAGCTCCGTGGTCTCTGTCCTGGCGGACGGCATCCACCACTATGACCTGGGCACCCTGCTGGACCAGATGGGCATTGCCGTGCGCACCGGGCACCACTGTTGCCAGCCGCTCATGTGCGCCCTGGGCACCACCGGGACCACCCGCGCCTCCTTCGCCCTGTACAACACGGAGGAGGAAGTGCAGGCCTTCCTCAAGTCCATGAGCAGGTCTCTGGAAATGCTCTCCTGA
- a CDS encoding OadG family transporter subunit translates to MLLTALAFAQGMANIMENLDYQIVGILVVMMCLGGLAVILTISGSIAASIQNKAKAKAAASVSAPAPAAAPAAAGKPGMTPEMLAILSAAVDSAMTELTPEMVAVISAAVDAGLDGMSHRIVEIKQSPGSGYAAAGRAEIFASHRIRPSH, encoded by the coding sequence ATGTTACTCACAGCACTAGCCTTTGCACAGGGCATGGCCAACATCATGGAGAATCTGGACTACCAGATCGTCGGCATTCTGGTGGTCATGATGTGCCTGGGTGGCCTGGCCGTCATTCTGACCATCAGCGGCTCCATTGCCGCCTCCATCCAGAACAAGGCCAAAGCCAAGGCCGCAGCGTCTGTTTCCGCTCCCGCACCTGCCGCCGCTCCCGCGGCCGCAGGAAAGCCGGGCATGACTCCGGAAATGCTCGCCATCCTCTCCGCAGCCGTGGACTCCGCCATGACGGAGCTCACGCCGGAAATGGTGGCCGTCATCTCCGCAGCCGTGGACGCAGGCCTGGACGGCATGAGCCACCGCATCGTGGAAATCAAGCAATCCCCCGGCTCCGGCTATGCGGCCGCAGGCAGGGCGGAAATCTTTGCCTCCCACCGCATCCGGCCATCCCACTGA